The proteins below are encoded in one region of Rana temporaria chromosome 2, aRanTem1.1, whole genome shotgun sequence:
- the LOC120929387 gene encoding twist-related protein 2-like has translation MKEEGACPDSPEDSLVTSEEEAECQQRKAIRKRTVLVGKPDDGRVPLSPTCKRNKRSPQLETFEDVHTQRIIANVRERQRTQSLNDAFAELRKIIPTLPSDKLSKIQTLKLASRYIDFLYQVLQSDELDHKIASCNYLAHERLSYAFSVWRMEGAWSMSTSH, from the coding sequence ATGAAAGAAGAAGGAGCATGCCCCGACTCCCCTGAAGACAGCCTGGTAACCAGTGAGGAAGAGGCTGAGTGCCAACAGAGAAAGGCCATACGTAAGCGCACAGTGCTGGTGGGCAAACCTGATGATGGGAGGGTGCCCCTATCACCAACATGCAAACGCAACAAAAGGAGcccccagttagaaacatttGAGGATGTACACACACAGAGAATAATCGCCAATGTCAGAGAGCGGCAACGCACACAGTCCTTAAATGACGCTTTTGCAGAGCTGCGCAAGATCATCCCTACTCTACCATCTGATAAACTCAGCAAGATACAGACCCTGAAGCTGGCTTCACGTTATATTGATTTCCTGTATCAAGTCTTGCAGAGCGATGAGCTGGACCACAAGATTGCAAGCTGTAACTATCTTGCTCATGAAAGACTCAGCTACGCTTTCTCTGTTTGGAGAATGGAAGGTGCCTGGTCCATGTCAACATCCCACTGA